GCAGTGTGTACATGCCGGTTTGCTGCCTAAACAGGCCTTTGGTGTTTAGTTACAGCACTAGAGTTTATCTTGTGTAGCCGGGGGATCCGTTACATGTTTCGTCATCCTGTGTGGTTCAGTGAGTTGTCCCTAGCTGGGTCATAGCAGCAAGTCATGACCTGGAACGGCGTCAATGCACTTTCCATTCACACCAGGGGCAGGACATCCAGTGTGTTTAGCAGTGAATTCCTGTTTACAAAGagggttttcttttctgtacaGGAATAGCTTCACTATAGCAACAAATGTTATTACCTAGATGGtcctttttgatttattttaaacaattggGTAAATGAGGACCTCTGTTACAAGACTCTGGACTCATTGTAAGACTGTACAGCAGTGACCAAAAGCAATTTGCTTGTAGTATAGCTACCTCACCTGACCCATTTTCTTTAAACTACAGGTAACTCAAATGACTAAGCAACAAAGAGGGGGTAGAGGGGAAAAACTAGgggaaaaaatacacttttgtaCAATTAGTGATGGGGAGTGAATCAACGATTCTTTTTGTCTGTGAGAAAGAGCCAATGGAAAATTACGCTTACCAAGCCTCTACTACAAAGTCACCCCTGAATTTAATCTTTATTAGCTGAGTCAGATGTGGAGATGCTGAGAAGGCAGAGAGGCAATCCAAGACCTGTCTCCCTCGGCTGCATCTCCAGCTATACCCTTTCACTCTGTGCCAGTATGGGGCATTTAGTCATCAAAGCatcaataaaatgtgtaaaaaccATCATGTGGTaggaattttctttttattgctaCAATGTGGTACTTAATAGCATCACATATTGAAGCCGGTAGCACAGCATTCACAATTTAAGTAACTTTCAGATCAGCAAAGATCAGTTTTAATTAACCAGATTGAGTGAAGCAGTAAATTATTGGCATTTGACTATTCAAtaaactaattgtttcagctctaaaaacaatgtattcagTATACAGCAAATTACATTGTGCATGTTGGACATAGtatgatattttaaaatgtatatgcaGGAAAATCTCAGCTGTAACAAAGGATGGCTCTGTTCCATAAAGCTCTGCTAGTGAGCCATCATGTATTATACCAGGGACCATAAACCTAAATTGTATAGAGCCATCATGAAGAATATCTGTTGTGAAGAAGGCCTATATGCTCTAAATATGAGTAAACAACTGGTGTAAGGGAAGAGGTTAATCTCTGTGAAGTGGAGGCAATTTTTTATATGCAATATAGTAATCTGAAGGCTCCCTTTTACGAGTTCGCAAATTATATGATCAATTAAAAGGCCCtggacacccacacaggtgtctTAGTtgttctggctgattagacctcttcccaggactgtgtggggGTGTAAAGACCGATTGAGTGACATCTTCCTGAGCctccttttagctttgttgcatCTGTTAGGGCAGGACAAATGACATCTTTATCACCCTTATTGGTAGATGAAATTTGTGACGTAATAAATTCCTTTCAAAGCTCCGGCCCCCCTTCAACCAGAGCAgagtctaatcagccagaaaaACTGAAATCACCTTTTGTGGGTTTACAGAGGCTTTAATGTTGTATTAGTGGATTGTTTTCAAACAATGACCTGCTGGTGAGTATATGGTttgctataaatatgcaaatgaataTGGCTACAGTTATTTCTTtggatcttaaaaaaaaaaaaaaaagacttcatcCTGAAAGGAAATTTACATTCATTCTTTAgtctgttaatttttttttttcaaaaaggtgATCCCAGTTGTGGGAGAAGATAAATACATCTATTCTTTCATCAGTAGCCATTGTATTTCTTAACAGGCACGTTGCCCTAacgtgtttatttattattcctCAGGTCACCGTCTGCCTGGACATGTCCAAAGTTTAAACTCTGACGGTCGAGGAGTCACACCGGCAGCATCCTTCAGGTCGGCCGTTCATCTCCATGCCAGTCTGAGGAGGAATCACTTAGCCTGAGTACGACTTTGGTCCTTgtgtttccttttctcttttcaccaTGGGGGGAGCCGTGAGCGCTGGGGAGGACAATGACGACCTCATTGATAATCTGAAGGAGGCCCAGTATATCCGCACAGAAAAAGTTGAACAGGCTTTCCGAGCCATAGACCGTGGTGACTACTACCTGGACGGCTACAGGGACAGTGCCTACAAAGACTTGGCGTGGAAGCACGGCAACATCCACCTGTCTGCTCCGTGTATATACTCCGAGGTGATGGAGGCCCTTAAACTGCAGCCTGGACTTTCTTTCCTCAATCTGGGCAGTGGAACTGGCTACCTGAGCACAATGGTTGCCCTTATCATAGGTAAGCATAGTGTACCCAGCTGTGTTTATCATGTGTGGGAAGTGCTCAGGTGTTCTGTAAAATCTAGGTTAAATAAATTTACTATACTAAAGTACACTGTGTGAACACAAATCACCATCAGTGATAATAGGACTGCTAGGATTTAAATTTGATAATGacaattatttttcagatttatgGAAAAATGGTGTGGTCTGCCCAAGGCACCATCTACAAATTGCTTGTTTCCTCAACAACCCAAAACTCAAACAAAATCAGCAAATCaggaaaatgaataaaattataAGCAATTTTCAAAATAGGTGCACTAATTTGTCAAtcagtacaaaaaaataattgtttcagctctccATGAAAGCACAATAGGTAGTATGTAATGCTATGatggaattgtttttaaagaaaatactgttcctgtttttgttttctttcatttcaagGACCATTTGGTGTGAACCATGGAGTTGAGCTCCATAAGGACGTAGTTGAATATGCCAGAGAGAAACTTGATGATTTCATAAAGAATAGTGACAGCTTTGATAAGTAAGTACATGCTTTAAAGGAATATTTAATTTAGGCAAATATgttaatttgctttcttgccgaaAGTGTGATGGAAAGGTCAACAACACTCTCAAATCTGTCTGGAAATTATAAGGCTaaagccagcagctggttagcccAGCTTAACATAATGCCAGAACAGCAACCCTGGCACTGTCTTAACAATACAAAATCTGGCTACCAGCACCTCCTAAAGCTTGTGTTAGataatgtcttgtttgtttattaacaAAGTTAAAGACATAACATGTCATTTAATGACCTTTTAGGTTAGcttatttcttttaacaaaaactgTATGTGTTCAAACCACAGGCACGAGTAGCAGTTTTACATGGTAGTTTTTCCATTGTGGGccatatacactaccggtcaaaagtttggggtcacttacaaatttccatttcactccattatagacaggataccagctgatctgggtggctgatctttaatgcaatatctacatttcccattatcagcaaccattcatccaatgttccaaaggcacattatGTTTACtaattgatattattttaaaaaactaactaaggaaacattaaacaacccttttgcaattatgtaagcacatcatgtaatctggaaactgctgccttggttaaaaaaaacaagggaactgatctcagctgggattctgtctataatggagtccaatggaaatttgttagtgaccccaaacttttgactggtagtgtaaGACTTTGTCTTGcaaattaaatacaattcaTCTAATCTGCATAATGATGTCATAATTCACAAATGCAATGAGCCTGAAAAAAACTTACTCACTAAACTTTCTTCACAGGTTTGAGTTCTGTGAACCCGTCTTTGTGGTGGGGAATTGCCTTGAAATCTCAGCAGACAGTCACCAATACGATCGCATCTATTGTGGCGCAGGAGTGCAGAAATACCATGAAAATTACATGAAAGTACTGCTCAAAATTGGAGGTGTTTTGGTGATGCCTATAGAGGATCAGGTAAGTGCTTCGAGCTATCAGAACCATACATAATCGACACATCACGATTTATATTCAAAATGCTAACACATGAGGGAAAACTGTAAAATAGCTTTGACCTACAAGACTGGTTATGCAACTTATGAAACTTTCACATGCATTATTGAGCCACAACTGCCACTGGATTTGAGAAGCTGCCCAAGGAGCCCAAACATGGCTGTATaaacacatgttttatttaaaagggtGGATGTGTGAGTGTGGCCAGACTGTGGGGCATGTAAGAGGGCAttttgaattttgggaaagtgTTGGAGAAAATGGTTGGCAGGAACTTTTTCTAGTAAGGAGGGTAATTATCTTGACAAATTAATGGTCAAggaatttaaaaggaaaaagaagtaCATCATGACTAAGATTGGATAATTGGATTAGGTTGTCGGTGCACTCGGAAATTTGTTCAGAAAAGAAAGCAATCACGTGTTaagctgtgtttaaaaaaaatggcctGTGCACACTTAATGGGGGGCAGTGGCTCAGTCTgaagggagttgggttgggaaccgacGGGTGGTTAGtacaagtccccgtatggaccaaagtacaactcagggtgctggtccagcactggcagcccactcactctgacatccctccatttgtgcatgaatacgTCTGGATAATGTGTGTATTATAGGCCTGTGTGCAGTAATTacttaaaaaacatgtaaaatgtaatttctccactggagatcaataaacagtatgcATTATAACGAATGGACAAATTCACATTTTGATCAGAGATCTAAAATCTTCAGAGATTTACAGATCTGTGAAATCTAAAccgcatgaaaatgtcataccCATTCAGGCCATGGCCACAATAGTgtgaataattaataaataaaaatcttgttttttctctttgttgtggCTCTTCAGCAGCAACCAGCCAGTATACTCCCCACctccaaaacaaaagctttttattATCACGGAGTGgagaaatataaaacaaatggtATGGAAGGAAGGCAACATGTTTTGAAAAAGCTGGTGTACTGGATGATTGAGTATATTGAGTACTATGTGAAGAAGCAAGCTTTAAACTCATcttctatattatatatagcaATTAATCACGTGATATAGATGTCGTCTTGAACTATCTGCATGTTCTTTGCTTTATGTTGGTCGGCACtctcaaaaatataaaaagatttCATACAGcaatctcctcactatccgctagctgcatgtcccctgaacacactgtaaaaaagaagaaaaaaaatctctttagATAGCCTAGGCTGCCCAaacgccaacaaaaacaaaactgcgcCACCCTGCACCACGAAACattgttccagccaataaccaacagtAAGgatttggggtgggggggttagtgTGTGGAAAAGAGGGGACGGGATTAGGAGCAGGAAGGGGCGAGCTagcctctgttttgtttgacaatactttgaacgtcaacaagaagtgacatcacccaacattgctggaggacctttaaataaaacacaatgtataaCCTGCCCAGCTTAAACAGATACAATATGAATGTAATCTGTATTGttctatttttaaagaaaaataagcaaaCACAATTGAGACCTTGCACTCTCTGACAGTTAGGATTATTGTGTTGAATAAAGTACAACATGATGGCTATAAATGGTGAACCATACATCTGCCTTCAAGGCATCTTCAGTGTCTGCTGGTATTAATGGTTTCACCACTCCCTACCAAGATATACACTCCCTTATTATAATGCAGGATAGGTCCTTAGCCTCATGTGgttaaattgtgttttcattatgGCCTGTGGACTGGTAATTACTTGTTATGGCTTGAACAACCAGATATGTCATCTACTGAGGGCCGTGCCTCACATATCTTACTTCTCATaccagcagacattttgacgaTGTGACCGATAGATGGGTGATCTGATGATGTACACCATAACTTCGATTAAGAGAATAACACATTAGTCAATCTACAAAATTAGTTGACTATTCTTTTGCTAATTGAATCatattttcaagcaaaaatgaaCATGCATGAAACATTTCATGGCTACAGCCTCTAAGTGTCagaatttgttttacattatagtATACtaaagacatttgttttgtttttttacattttatggaCCAAACAATCCCATCAATTAATGGGGAACATAATTTGCGGATGAATGgactatgaaaaaaaatctgtttatgtaCTCTTATTCTTTTAATATATCTAGGAGTTATTGGTCATTGTGGACAGTGTTGCAAAATAATAGCAGAACTGATTGATGgcaattttagatttttctaaattaattGGATACATTTAAACTTAAgtttgggactttttttagaTTAGAAACTGATAAATTAAGgtcaatttattttgtatgattCTTGCATTATTgcaataaagattttttttttattgtaaatttgtatttaaatgtgttcatCCAGTAACAATTTCTCATTTTACGTTGATAAAATCCATACATCCGTGTTGCAATATGGATAAAATCCAAAAAATTTCAATTCATATCGTCCACCCTTAGCGTCCATTCATTTGTACACCTTAAAAAGCTACTGCACTGTCTTGTTGATGCTCAGACCTTTCTCAGTCTCTTAGTTCTTTAAGTTATTTGGTCACATACAAAGCAAGTGTGGAAATAGTTAATTTTCCATGCACCTTTTTGATACAGCAAGTTTGCAAATATAACAGTTTTCCTTCTCAACTGGCAAGGTTTATCTTTGGTTACACAGTGTGTACATTTGCCAACCACAATGAACATGTATAATCTGAATAAGATTATCAGATGGGAATATTATTTAATAAGCAAACACTATTTATACAGGGACTCAAACCAACCGTGTCCCCATAAGAATAATCTGTATTGAGGTTGCGAATTTACTAAATGTGCAATAAGCAagacataaatatattttgaaggAACCGCAGGTACAGGCCCTTAATTCTTGCTCCCGAGTGTCGCacagtatttcatattttataagtGTTGAGTTCAGGTTTCGTCTCTTCATGCAGCTGACCCAGATAACCAGGACTGGTCAGTGCACATGGGAGAGTAAAAACATCTTGGCGGTGTCCTTTGCCCCCTTGGACCAGCAGAGCAGAGCTGATGGAGAGAAGCCTGACGCTGTCCAGCTGCGTAAGTTCTCCAGCCTCAACTAAACAACAGGAAacctctctgtgttttattaTGCCTAACTGGTCTTGAAGTTTAAAGCAGGAATTATTCAAAGTCAGACAGTACATTCAAAGTGATGTGACGAGACAATTCCGTCAGCAATATTTGCTTTGTCATATAAAGCTCGCCCTGCAGCTGCTCTACAGAGCCAGTGGTTCCCTTTCCTTGAAATACTGAGACTAAATTCTCTCTTTGACGGCCTCACTTGTTTATGCCGACCTAGTCTAAAGACTGGTGCAGTTTTGTGGATCGTTCTTTGCCCTAAAGGATTGTGTCATCTCTCTTTGCCCGCAGCCCCAGTGACTGTCCGCAGTCTTCAGGATCTGTCTCGGATCTACATACGCCGCACCCTCAGAAACCTGGCCAATGAGGACAGCCAAGGGAAGGGGATGGCGCAAAGAGTTCCCCAGAAGCGCAAACGCAGGCGCTGCCGACGGCGACGCATCAACACCTACGTTTTTGTAGGCAACCAGCTGATCCCTCAAATGGTGgagagtgaggaggaggagcatgCTGAGGAAGAACACaaggaagtggaggaggaggaagaggaggaaagagacaTTGGTGAAATTGAAATCCTCAAGCAAGTGAACGTGTTGAGAGACCAAATAATGGCTTTACCGCTGCCTGAGTCACTTAAAGCATTTTTGCTGTATTACAGAGAGAAATGACTGAACTCCATATCCACTCTTGACGGGTGCAGCGTCTGCTGAGATTCTTTTCTTTACTCTTCAGTACAAATGTAGCATTATTTCCATTAAATCTTGATGGCAAAACTGTAATGGAAAGATACGTCAGATAATATTGGATAATAATGTTATGATTGTCACGAGTTGTTagtttatgttgacattttattttgatttgtatgtttaaaaaagaaaaaggtatacctaaaaaaagacagttttggAAGCCCATTTTGAGATTCAGATTTTATCACAATTTCAGGACTTCTGCTGAAATGTGtagataaaaaaattgtataataaacaaagatcttttttgttaaaatatgatCATGCAAAgatttaaacctttttattggagttttttttagaagCTTTCACTTACCATCGGTGTCTAGTGATTTAATGATCACcagaaaagaagcaaaagacACTGGAAGACAAATAAGGCCAGATGTCCTCCCATTTTGAGTTAAAGAGACATCCTTTCATAATCACTACTTTTCTTGATATTTCGTCTACAGTCAATGTGTTTTGTACCTTCCTATTACAAAAGATCATTGAGAAACTAGATtggttaattttttttctacagggcacctttttaatgtaacattttctacTTGGTGGTAATGTGTTTCCTCAGTTTGCATATGAATAGCTGACATCCTACTTGATATAAGGTGTTGTAGACCATCTCCATGGTTTCCCCTCCATTGTTGATGCAAATAGAATTATTAGTTTAATTACATCAGAGGTTTGAAACAATGAATTTATTACGGGTGGTTCacattttcagctttgttttAGAGGGGACTGGTAAAGGGGAGATGTCAATAATgcatgaatatactgtataagtgTTGGGTGTTCCTGACTTTCCTTCACATCTTATGCTTGGTCACTGGAGGTGATGTCCCAAGTGATCAAGTTTCgaaaatgttttgacaaaaggagaaaaaaaaaagaaggattttaaGAATATTTATCAGTTAGATGGCCTTGAGACAAATctccaatgtgttttttatgcaaATGCAAAACAGAATTGCTTACGATTTTAAAGCCTTTTATATCCTGGACTGTCCTAGAAGTGTCCAACAAAGCACCTTAGTCTGCAGTCCTCAAGAAAAATCTTGAAAATCATTTGTATTGTGGACTGGACatgttgtaatgtaaataaatgtaaaagtacaaTTTGCTTGCAGAACTTGCCTTTTAAGTGCCAACATAGCCCATCACAGTAGGACTTCTGTGAGTTTTTTCTGGCACAATAAATTTACCCAAGCGATGGTATATTTCTACAAAATCATTCCAcggtgagaagaaaaaaataagaaaacagcaCATCACTGATAGATGTCAcactttttcttcatgttttacGGTCATAGGCTTTGGagattttgttcattttacttTGAATGCATAATTTAGAATTCCAAAAGCTGAGTTGAATGTTGTTGATATTCTATTCAATATAAAAGTGATATGTACGTATTATGATTCTGCATACAGtttcatttgcatttgattTGTGGTAGCGCCCTCTTGCTGTACTGTATCTTGACACTGGGAACTCTGTAGATCTAAACTCCACTGCTGTGTTAAATAGATAAGATATTAGTGCTATAGGTCTTAATTTTGTTCTAGTGTAATGAAAAATATTGTTTGAAA
The window above is part of the Etheostoma cragini isolate CJK2018 chromosome 12, CSU_Ecrag_1.0, whole genome shotgun sequence genome. Proteins encoded here:
- the pcmtd1 gene encoding protein-L-isoaspartate O-methyltransferase domain-containing protein 1, translating into MGGAVSAGEDNDDLIDNLKEAQYIRTEKVEQAFRAIDRGDYYLDGYRDSAYKDLAWKHGNIHLSAPCIYSEVMEALKLQPGLSFLNLGSGTGYLSTMVALIIGPFGVNHGVELHKDVVEYAREKLDDFIKNSDSFDKFEFCEPVFVVGNCLEISADSHQYDRIYCGAGVQKYHENYMKVLLKIGGVLVMPIEDQLTQITRTGQCTWESKNILAVSFAPLDQQSRADGEKPDAVQLPPVTVRSLQDLSRIYIRRTLRNLANEDSQGKGMAQRVPQKRKRRRCRRRRINTYVFVGNQLIPQMVESEEEEHAEEEHKEVEEEEEEERDIGEIEILKQVNVLRDQIMALPLPESLKAFLLYYREK